A region from the Triticum aestivum cultivar Chinese Spring chromosome 3D, IWGSC CS RefSeq v2.1, whole genome shotgun sequence genome encodes:
- the LOC123078156 gene encoding protein DELETION OF SUV3 SUPPRESSOR 1(I) — MAAAAPADAKAEAAKMDLLEDDDEFEEFEIDQEWDDKEDGNEAVQQWEDDWDDDDVNDDFSLQLRKELEGGNTQKS; from the exons ATGGCGGCGGCAGCGCCGGCGGACgcgaaggcggaggccgccaagatgGACCTCCTCGAGGACGACGACGAGTTCGAGGAGTTCGAGATCGACCAAG AATGGGATGACAAGGAAGATGGCAACGAAGCTGTCCAGCAATGGGAGGATGACTGGGATGATGACGACGTGAACGATGATTTCTCACTGCAGCTGAGGAAAGAGCTGGAGGGAGGCAACACTCAGAAGAGCTGA